GGCATCGGCCGCGAGCAGGTTGCGAAAACTCGCCGCGCCCGCCAGCGTCTCGCTGCCGCAGATCGGCGTCTTCACGCGCCGACGGAGATCGGCAAGGCCCTGCACATCGTCCATCTTGTTGAGGGGGTCCTCGACCCAGAACACGCCGTGATCTTCCAGCGCGCGGCAGATTCGCTCGGCAGCGTGCATGCCCCACAGGCTGTGCAACTCGCACATGATCTCAATGCGATCGCCGACGGCGTCGCGGATCTTGCGGAACGGCTCGAGGCCGGTCCTGAGGTCGGTGAGAGAGATCGCATGGCCGCCATTGGCGGCGAAGGGATCGAACGGCCAGATCTTCATGGCGCCGTAGCCTTCGCTCAACAGGCTTTCGGCGAGCGCGCCCGCGTCGCGCATGAAGGCGATCTGGTCGTCATAGGGGCCGAGCGCGGTATCGTCGGCGCCGATCTCGCGGCGCCTGGCGCTCTTGGTGTTGTAGGCATAGCCGGCGCAGGTGTTGTAGGCGCGGATCTCGAGCCGGCTGGCACCGCCGAGCGCTTCGTGCACGGGGATGCCGTGGCGCTGACCCTTGAGGTCCCACAATGCGATGTCGATGGCACTGGCCGCGCGCACCTCGGCGCTGACGCTGCGAAAGCCGAGATAGGGCGTCAGCAGTTGGCGCGAGATCGCCTCGATGCGGCGGGAGTCCTGGCCGAGCACCAGCGGTGCGGCGAGTTCGTGGACTGCTGCCTCCACGGCTTGCGCGCCACGAAAGCTCTCACCGAGGCCGGTCAGTCCCTCGTCGGTCTCGATCTCGACCCAGATCAGGTTCGGCCGCTCGTCGATGCGGATCGTGCGCAGGGTCGTGATGCGGGACATCGAGGTCCTCTTGGTCTTAGGTCGGCGCTCAGGTCACCGGCGCCGGGTTGAACAGCGTGAGGTCGTTGTGGATGCCCCAGCGATCCGACCACGGCTTGGTGCGGCCGGAGGCGACGTCGAGGATCAGGCGGAACAGCTCCCAGCCGGT
The genomic region above belongs to Bradyrhizobium sp. CCBAU 53338 and contains:
- a CDS encoding mandelate racemase/muconate lactonizing enzyme family protein, with the protein product MSRITTLRTIRIDERPNLIWVEIETDEGLTGLGESFRGAQAVEAAVHELAAPLVLGQDSRRIEAISRQLLTPYLGFRSVSAEVRAASAIDIALWDLKGQRHGIPVHEALGGASRLEIRAYNTCAGYAYNTKSARRREIGADDTALGPYDDQIAFMRDAGALAESLLSEGYGAMKIWPFDPFAANGGHAISLTDLRTGLEPFRKIRDAVGDRIEIMCELHSLWGMHAAERICRALEDHGVFWVEDPLNKMDDVQGLADLRRRVKTPICGSETLAGAASFRNLLAADAVDIVMLDVAWCGGLSEARKIAALSEAYNKPLAPHDCTGPVALMAGLHLALHAPTAIFQEVVRATLSTWYRDLVTALPIVNDGVVSAPTAAGLGLALNPDLRRRADAVVRESRLGA